One Gossypium hirsutum isolate 1008001.06 chromosome A11, Gossypium_hirsutum_v2.1, whole genome shotgun sequence genomic window carries:
- the LOC107933831 gene encoding uncharacterized protein yields the protein MLDFVWNNGVQRFLSRSQRVILAVAMIGSLGALIILVDPNGVRQPHRILVDTDVDTDDVFALFYLLKQDTTRFDLQAITVNANGWSEAGHAINHLYDILFMMGRDDIPVGVGGEGGILPNGTILPNVGGYQPIIDQGMSTAGECRYRQAIPVAHRGRLDVNSNYGIRKAFLPQGGRRYTPLKQPTAQQVMIDTISSGPTTVFLMGAHTNFAIFLMTNPHLKKNVKHIYAMGGSVRSNCLKKDGSGNSIECADIGNLYPQDSNPYAEFNIFSDPFAAYKVLHSGIPFTLIPLDATNTIPVSKSFFMEFERRQDTYEAKYCLQALKIIRYTWLGDIFYEQYCMWDSFLVGVALSTMRNSHNHNGENEFAEMQYMNITVVTSNKPYGALDGSNPLITGYSIPKFNVHKNGVHSGHVQMGMQDPFCLQKGKGKCQDGYTKEDTGEDAVRVLVAVKAKASHDKGSSLGREFYKSFLNVINSPERSGRFDIRSQYPNHKEVLYKPDFEKKMRGNPIVFDMDMSAGDFLALLYLLKLPVELINLKGILISSTGWATPATIDAVYDILHMMGRDDIPVGLGDAFAVGQANPSFTDIGDCKYSKAIPHGSGGYLDSDTLYGLARDLPRSPRRYTAANFVKYGAPRDIENPELRQPSAQDVWKSVVEYLDPGSKVTILTNGPLTNLAQILRLENASSVIQGIHIVGGHIGNVYDNSKGNLFTVPLNKYAEFNMFLDPLAAKEVFTSSVGIILVPLQMQRRVSSFSTILSRMNATTQTPELVFARCLLSRLWQLQQQHYRYHHMDIFLGEILGAVTLAGNPHLNQTFTSKPLKVLADGDVTVIGEITIDEEQGKQVKVLENINSQAYYDHFTRVLGDHRQSAVLASFHEQERLWTSQPESINIGHNQKL from the exons AGTGATATTGGCAGTAGCCATGATTGGAAGTCTGGGAGCTTTGATTATCTTGGTGGATCCTAATGGTGTTCGTCAGCCTCATCGGATTCTGGTCGATACAGATGTTGATACCGACGACGTTTTTGCTCTCTTTTATCTTTTGAAGCAGGACACGACGCGATTCGACTTGCAG GCAATTACAGTGAATGCAAATGGATGGAGTGAAGCAGGGCATGCCATTAATCATTTATACGATATTCTATTCATGATGGGACGTGATGATATTCCTGTGGGAGTTGGAGGTGAAGGTGGTATTTTGCCCAATGGCACTATCCTTCCTAATGTTGGTGGATATCAACCCATTATTGACCAG GGAATGTCAACAGCTGGGGAATGTAGATATAGACAAGCAATCCCTGTGGCACATAGAGGGCGTCTTGATGTCAATTCTAACTATGGCATTAGAAAAGCTTTCCTTCCACAG GGTGGCAGGAGGTACACTCCACTTAAGCAACCCACAGCACAACAAGTGATGATAGATACAATATCTTCAGGTCCTACAACTGTGTTTCTCATGGGAGCACATACAAACTTTGCCATCTTTCTTATGACCAATCCTCACTTGAAGAAAAATGTTAAGCACATTTATGCAATGGGCGGTTCGGTTAGATCGAACTGTCTGAAGAAAGATGGTTCTGGTAATTCAATCGAATGTGCTGATATTGGTAATCTGTATCCACAAGATAGCAATCCATATGCTGAGTTCAATATATTTTCAGATCCTTTTGCTGCCTACAAG GTTTTGCATTCTGGTATCCCATTTACACTTATTCCTCTAGATGCAACAAATACCATTCCTGTAAGTAAGAGTTTCTTCATGGAGTTTGAAAGGAGACAGGATACGTACGAGGCAAAATATTGCCTCCAAGCTTTGAAGATTATTCGCTATACCTGGTTGGGTGATATATTTTATGAG CAATATTGTATGTGGGACTCTTTTCTGGTTGGTGTAGCATTATCTACAATGCGTAACTCTCACAATCATAACGGAGAAAATGAGTTTGCAGAGATGCAATATATGAACATAACGGTCGTTACCTCAAATAAACCTTATGGAGCATTAGATGGCTCAAATCCACTGATTACAGGATATTCAATCCCAAAGTTTAATGTACACAAGAATGGGGTTCATAGTGGCCATGTTCAAATGGGAATGCAAGATCCCTTTTGCCTTCAGAAAGGAAAAGGGAAATGTCAG GATGGTTACACGAAAGAAGACACTGGAGAGGATGCCGTGCGTGTTCTTGTTGCAGTGAAAGCTAAAGCCAGTCATGATAAGGGAAGCTCACTTGGGAGagaattttataaaagttttctCAAT GTTATAAATAGCCCTGAGAGAAGTGGAAGGTTTGATATCAGAAGCCAATATCCAAACCACAAGGAGGTTCTTTATAAACCAGATTTCGAAAAGAAGATGAGGGGAAATCCAATTGTTTTCGACATGGATATGAGCGCCGGGGACTTTCTAGCTCTTTTATATCTCCTCAAGTTACCTGTGGAATTAATTAATCTCAAG GGAATACTTATTAGCTCAACAGGCTGGGCAACTCCTGCAACGATTGATGCTGTGTATGATATATTACATATGATGGGCCGTGATGACATTCCGGTAGGTCTTGGTGATGCATTCGCAGTTGGTCAAGCCAATCCATCTTTCACTGATATTGGAGACTGCAAGTATTCCAAAGCGATCCCTCATGGTAGTGGTGGTTACTTGGACTCCGACACGCTATATGGACTAGCTCGTGATTTACCTCGAAGTCCAAGAAG ATATACGGCAGCAAATTTTGTCAAGTATGGAGCTCCTAGAGATATTGAGAATCCCGAACTCAGGCAGCCATCAGCTCAAGATGTTTGGAAATCTGTAGTGGAATATTTGGATCCAGGATCCAAGGTCACAATATTGACTAATGGACCTTTGACAAATTTAGCACAGATCCTTAGGTTGGAGAATGCAAGCTCGGTGATTCAG GGAATACATATTGTTGGAGGACACATAGGCAATGTCTATGACAATAGCAAAGGAAATCTTTTCACTGTTCCCTTGAATAAATATGCAGAATTTAACATGTTTCTTGATCCATTAGCTGCAAAGGAAGTTTTCACTTCATCTGTGGGCATCATACTTGTTCCACTGCAGATGCAAAGAAGAGTTAGTTCTTTCAGCACCATTCTTAGCAGGATGAATGCCACAACTCAGACTCCTGAACTTGTATTTGCCCGATGTTTACTTTCGAGACTTTGGCAATTACAACAGCAACATTATagatatcatcacatg GATATATTTTTAGGAGAGATCCTTGGTGCAGTAACCTTGGCTGGAAATCCACATCTGAACCAGACATTTACGTCCAAGCCTCTTAAGGTCTTGGCAGATGGAGACGTTACAGTGA